In Brachypodium distachyon strain Bd21 chromosome 2, Brachypodium_distachyon_v3.0, whole genome shotgun sequence, one genomic interval encodes:
- the LOC106866004 gene encoding uncharacterized protein LOC106866004 — translation MYQPTEQWRSVFQGEVLRALDDCLDARRHITDANRDQAEVLGPYADADADKLRSAAENIAKASRCLSASMAHMVAAEFLALRGCGRIPTEPVASAKLLHDGDDVRLALAKLQSAREHGRDALTRLRECGGRVQGVAFMLGGLPGAPFPAPHARASIEAEISAVARELCYAHDRTVSMTALVIFATKPVARIQ, via the coding sequence ATGTATCAGCCGACTGAGCAATGGAGGTCGGTGTTCCAGGGCGAGGTGCTGCGGGCGCTAGACGACTGCCTCGACGCCAGGAGACACATCACCGACGCGAACCGCGACCAGGCGGAGGTGCTGGGACCctacgccgacgccgacgccgacaagctgcgctcggcggcggagaaCATCGCCAAGGCATCGCGGTGCCTCTCCGCGTCCATGGCCCACATGGTGGCGGCCGAGTTCCTGGCGCTGCGGGGCTGCGGGCGGATCCCGACGGAGCCGGTGGCCAGCGCCAAGCTCCtccacgacggcgacgacgtgCGCCTCGCCCTGGCCAAGCTCCAGTCCGCCAGGGAGCACGGCCGGGACGCGCTCACCAGGCTGCGCGAGTGCGGCGGCCGCGTGCAGGGCGTCGCCTTCATGCTCGGCGGCCTCCCCGGTGCCCCGTTTCCTGCCCCGCACGCCCGCGCCTCCATTGAAGCCGAGATCAGCGCCGTCGCCAGGGAGCTCTGCTACGCGCATGACAGGACGGTGAGTATGACCGCGCTTGTTATCTTCGCCACCAAGCCTGTCGCCCGCATCCAGTGA
- the LOC106866168 gene encoding uncharacterized protein LOC106866168, producing MAERAAWKCRVRKRVLKVEALCQDSFQRLFHAATLIRHPGDASKAAELLQGVSTSLTLAASYMQAAELLALRGGSPHPRRPLPSLADLHPDAADVRAALLRVQAAAATHEATRLHLQCCRGRLATLCFLLDRQSKRQRHGFHAVTEPQRAAAFVALENARHSLHACVMEINIALLALPP from the coding sequence ATggcggagcgggcggcgtGGAAGTGCCGGGTCCGGAAGCGCGTGCTGAAAGTGGAGGCGCTCTGCCAGGACTCCTTCCAGCGCCTCTTCCACGCGGCCACCCTCATCCGCCACCCGGGCGACGCCAGcaaggcggcggagcttctCCAGGGCGTGTCCACCAGCCTcaccctcgccgcctcctacATGCAGGCGGCAGAGCTCCTGGCGCTCCGCGGCGGCAGCCCCCACCCACGCCGGCCGCTCCCCTCCCTCGCCGACCTCCAcccggacgccgccgacgtGCGGGCCGCGCTGCTCAGGGtccaggccgcggcggcgacccaCGAGGCCACGCGCCTGCACCTCCAGTgctgccgcggccgcctcgccACGCTCTGCTTCCTGCTCGACCGCCAGAGCAAGCGCCAGCGCCATGGCTTCCACGCCGTCACCGAACCCCAGCGCGCCGCTGCCTTCGTCGCCCTCGAGAACGCCAGGCACTCGCTGCATGCCTGCGTCATGGAGATCAACATCGCCCTCCTCGCTCTCCCTCCCTGA